The sequence GTCGCCTTCACCATTCCCTATTACCTGACTCCCGGCAGCTTCATCGCGCCGAAGGACACCAAGATCACCGAGATCACCCCGGCGGCGCTGAAGGGCAAGACCATCGGCGCGCAATCCTCCACCACGGGCGCGACCTATCTCGAAGACAAGTACAAGGACTCGGAGATCAAGCTCTACCCGACGCAGGACGAGGCCAATGCCGACCTTGCCGCCGGCCGCCTCGACGCCGTTCTGGCCGACAAGTTCGTGCTCTATGAATGGCTGGAGAAGTCCGCCGACGGCAAGTGCTGCAGCTTTGTCGGCCCCGACCTCAAGGACGTGAATCCCCAGGGCACCGGCATCGCCGTGCGCAAGGAGGACAACGAGCTGCGTGAGGCGCTGAACAAGGCGATCGAGGAGATCAACGCCGACGGCACTTTCGCCAAGATCAACGCCAAATACTTCCCGTTCCCGATCAACTGATCGGCTCGCGGGCGGCGCTCCGGCGTCGTCCGCCCCTGCATCGTGCCGACCGCCCCTCTCCCCGCAGGTTCATCATGAAGACCGACACCATCGTGCTCGGCGCCGGCATTGTCGGCACCAGCGTCGCCCATCACCTCGCGCAGCGGGGGCGTTCTGTCGTGCTGGTGGACCGGCGCGGCCCGGGCGACGAGACCTCCTATGGCAATGCCGGGCTGGTAGAGCGCGCCTCGATCTACCCGGTCGCCTTTCCGCGCAAGATCTCGGCGCTTGTGGATGTGGCGCTGGGGCGCAACCCGGCGGCGAACTACCACTGGGATGCGCTGCCCCGGCTGATGCCGTGGATGTACGCCTATTGGCGCGCCTCATCGCCCGCCCGGCTGCTCGACTATGCCCGGGACATGGGAAAGCTGCTGGCCTTTACCGTCGACGAGCATGACCGGCTCGCCCGCGCCGCCGGCGCCAGCCATTTCTTCCGCGAGGGCGGCTGGCTGAAGCTCTACCGCACCGAGGCGGGCCTCGATGTCGAGCGCAGCGAGTTTCCCCTGGCGCATTCCTACGGGTTGAGCGCCCGCGAGATCAGCGTCGACGAGGCGCTGGAGATGGAACCCTCGCTGCGCCCGGTGTTCCGGGGCGCGGTGATCTGGTCGGACCCGCATTCGGTGTCGAGCCCCGGCGGCGTGACGCAGGCCTATGCCGCGCATTTCGCCGAGCTTGGCGGGCGCGTGCTCCGCGGCGATGCCCGCACCCTGGCCCGGCTCGGTTCGGGCTGGTCGGTCACCACCGAGGAGGGTGCCGTCGAAGCGCCCGAGGTGGTGGTCGCTCTCGGCCCCTGGGCGATGGACCTGCTGCGCCCCTTCGGTGTCCGCCTTCCGCTGGAGGTCAAGCGCGGCTACCACATGCATTACCATGCCGAGGGCAATGCCAGCCTTTCGCGTCCGGTGCTGGACGAGGAGGGTGGCTATGTCATCACGCCGATGGTCGGCGGCATCCGGCTGACGACGGGCGTCGAATTCGCCCGCCGCGACGCGCCGAAAAGCCCGGTTCAGCTTGAAAAGACCGAGGTGCTGGCGCGCGGCCTGTTCCCCCTCGGCGCCCGGGCCGAGCCGGAGCCGTGGATGGGCAGCCGCCCGGCCTTCCCGGACATGCTGCCGGTGATCGGGCCGGCGCCGGGCCAGAACGGCATGTGGCTCGCTATCGGCCACCAGCATCTCGGCTTCACGCTGGGGCCGATCACCGGCCGCCTGCTGGCGGAAATGATGAATGGCGAGGTGCCGTGCACCGACCCCGCCCCCTATTCGGCCGAACGCTTCCGGTGAGCCGGCGAACCCTACGCCCGGGTCAGAGGCCCGGGCGGAAGCTGGTGGCGTTGAAGATCTGGCCGATCAGCGAGACTTCCGAGCCGCCGGTCGGCGTGCTGCGGCTGATGAAGTCGAACACCTTGCCGTCCTTGAGGCCGTAATCGGCGATGCGGGTGACGCGCTTGTCCTTGGGGTCGAAATACACCGCGATCACGCGCTGATCGGTGATTTCCGGCCGCAGGAACATCACCTTCTTGGCCTTTTGCGAGATGTAGTAGAACACCTCGCCATCCACGGTGGCGACGGTGGACGGCGTGCCGAGCACCAGCAGCACCTGCTCCTGGCTGGAGCCGATGGGTATCTGCTCCAGCGCTTCGGGGGCGATGACATAGCCGCGCTGCTGCTCCTGCACGAAGCCCGTGGGCGAGCGGGGTAGCCCCATGCTGGCGGTCGCCATCGGCATATCGCCGGAACAGCCGGTGAGGCCGACCACCGCCACGCCGGCCACTGCCAGCGAGGACAGGGCGACCATCCGGGTGCCGGGAGCCTTGTTCCGCGTCGCGCGCGTCGATGCCATCCACTCAACTCCGAAGCTCGTGCCGCAGGCGCCGGAAGGCGTTGCGGCCAGGGGCAGAAAGCACAGGGCGGGTGCCTGATGCAACCATTGCGGCCACAGGCCGGCCCGCCGCAGCGCGGGCCGGACGCGGGGTTGCCAGCGCCGGCCGCCCGCGCTACCTCGCCACCCGAGCCATGTCGGCCAAGGCAATGAGGCAGGAGCCGTCCATGATTCTGCGTTTCTTCCGCCGGAACGACGGAGGCG is a genomic window of Ancylobacter sp. IITR112 containing:
- a CDS encoding ABC transporter substrate-binding protein, whose protein sequence is MKIAKILLAAAALAIGTGAAQAEMKKVRIGTEGAYPPFNSVDSSGKLVGFDIEIGEALCAKMKVECTFVAQDWDGIIPALLAKKYDVILASMSITDERKEKVAFTIPYYLTPGSFIAPKDTKITEITPAALKGKTIGAQSSTTGATYLEDKYKDSEIKLYPTQDEANADLAAGRLDAVLADKFVLYEWLEKSADGKCCSFVGPDLKDVNPQGTGIAVRKEDNELREALNKAIEEINADGTFAKINAKYFPFPIN
- a CDS encoding outer membrane protein assembly factor BamE produces the protein MASTRATRNKAPGTRMVALSSLAVAGVAVVGLTGCSGDMPMATASMGLPRSPTGFVQEQQRGYVIAPEALEQIPIGSSQEQVLLVLGTPSTVATVDGEVFYYISQKAKKVMFLRPEITDQRVIAVYFDPKDKRVTRIADYGLKDGKVFDFISRSTPTGGSEVSLIGQIFNATSFRPGL
- a CDS encoding NAD(P)/FAD-dependent oxidoreductase, whose product is MKTDTIVLGAGIVGTSVAHHLAQRGRSVVLVDRRGPGDETSYGNAGLVERASIYPVAFPRKISALVDVALGRNPAANYHWDALPRLMPWMYAYWRASSPARLLDYARDMGKLLAFTVDEHDRLARAAGASHFFREGGWLKLYRTEAGLDVERSEFPLAHSYGLSAREISVDEALEMEPSLRPVFRGAVIWSDPHSVSSPGGVTQAYAAHFAELGGRVLRGDARTLARLGSGWSVTTEEGAVEAPEVVVALGPWAMDLLRPFGVRLPLEVKRGYHMHYHAEGNASLSRPVLDEEGGYVITPMVGGIRLTTGVEFARRDAPKSPVQLEKTEVLARGLFPLGARAEPEPWMGSRPAFPDMLPVIGPAPGQNGMWLAIGHQHLGFTLGPITGRLLAEMMNGEVPCTDPAPYSAERFR